The proteins below come from a single Mya arenaria isolate MELC-2E11 chromosome 8, ASM2691426v1 genomic window:
- the LOC128244873 gene encoding uncharacterized protein LOC128244873, whose product MSRNRGYRGDESDKGLQENRRDPRVSQKHAQEVFYTEGSQESIPMQQMSPGGPPHMQDPGLSQGHIPHHGHPYYQPNDFNAPGHFPSQSNVSHGYSVPGQYAPHDQVAPGYNHAPHTQVIIRDANTPIIRYITPSIESIIAKRVLTVAVLIFNETLNWLQYCDWIGTINLPPVFGHIGKKSKTDVVECSADAPFLPSIYGLFCGIATVYALLQIINTIGETVLEYHARKSGTKYEDTGSSQSQLPQNSAQPGPLPQDRSQNQPETNDEDPERQGEEEQKSIKQRCFSIFYGFQLLHGWVETVAAMVVEDLPQLIVMAVSSYYCTVNLENAVFLLIWMVVKELKNSFRKAFCKHKYTATQCSCDCGDCFKGCCTYTCPLPCCCLVCVCRLCPGAEEQCCEMRPVKICPDCKFDCCSGPSICDGLCNACGPKDEDPEWATDLLKKLESLAGVVFFVIVVFQILGLTGTFHASI is encoded by the exons ATGTCCCGTAATAGAGGATATCGTGGTGATG AATCTGATAAGGGTCTCCAAGAAAACAGGCGCGACCCGAGGGTGTCCCAGAAACATGCACAGGAAGTGTTTTACACCGAAGGGAGCCAAGAGTCTATCCCCATGCAGCAAATGTCGCCAGGCGGTCCGCCGCACATGCAGGATCCTGGCCTCTCACAAG GACATATTCCCCATCACGGTCATCCATACTACCAACCGAATGACTTTAACGCGCCTGGACACTTCCCTTCACAAAGCAACGTGTCCCATGGATATAGTGTACCCGGTCAATACGCTCCACATGACCAAGTGGCACCAGGATACAACCATGCACCTCATACCCAAGTCATTATAAGGGACGCGAATACACCAATTATTA GATACATAACGCCATCGATAGAATCCATCATCGCCAAGAGAGTTCTGACAGTCGCCGTTCTCATCTTTAACGAAACCCTCAACTGGCTTCAATACTGCGACTGGATAGGCACAATTAATTTGCCACCCGTGTTTGGGCATATTGGAAAGAAGAGTAAAACGGATGTCGTCGAATGCAGTGCAGACGCCCCATTTTTGCCTTCAATTTATGGCCTTTTCTGTGGAATAGCCACCGTGTATGCGCTATTACAGATTATAAACACCATTGGCGAAACAGTTCTTGAATACCATGCGAGAAAATCTGGAACAAAATATGAAGATACTGGATCATCGCAAAGTCAATTGCCACAGAATAGCGCTCAACCAGGTCCTTTGCCTCAAGATAGAAGCCAAAATCAACCGGAAACAAACGACGAGGATCCTGAGAGACAGGGTGAAGAGGAACAGAAATCAATAAAGCAGCGTTGCTTCAGTATTTTCTACGGTTTTCAACTTCTACACGGATGGGTTGAAACGGTTGCCGCAATGGTTGTGGAAGATCTCCCGCAACTCATCGTTATGGCTGTATCCAGCTACTACTGTACCGTCAACTTAGAAAACGCTGTATTTCTCCTCATTTGGATGGTCGTAAAGGAATTAAAAAACTCTTTCAGGAAGGCTTTCTGCAAACACAAGTACACAGCCACACAATGCTCGTGTGACTGTGGTGACTGCTTTAAAGGATGTTGTACCTACACGTGTCCGCTACCTTGTTGTTGTCTGGTGTGTGTCTGCAGGCTGTGTCCTGGGGCCGAGGAACAGTGCTGTGAGATGAGGCCGGTCAAAATCTGCCCTGATTGTAAATTTGACTGTTGCAGTGGTCCAAGCATCTGTGATGGCCTCTGCAATGCCTGTGGTCCCAAGGACGAAGATCCAGAATGGGCGACAGATTTGCTAAAGAAGCTTGAGTCGCTTGCTggtgttgtattttttgttattgttgtttttcaaatacttGGACTTACTGGAACATTTCATGCTTCCATTTAG